One Malus sylvestris chromosome 14, drMalSylv7.2, whole genome shotgun sequence DNA segment encodes these proteins:
- the LOC126600819 gene encoding uncharacterized protein LOC126600819 isoform X4: MVWLNIKIIPGCFINLKIYLVNRFVASLILRILMGIFAMISNLYKLGQMKDLMQDLSTKHIIPYMEQKIRLLNQQVAATRKGFRNQIKNLWWRKGKDDVVDSPSGPTYTFNSIESQIRVLGDYAFMLRDYELALSNYRLISTDYKLDKAWKRYAGVQEMMGLAYFMSDQSRKDAEYCMENAFTTYLKVAPSSQQNATRCGLWWVEMLKARHQYKEAATVYFRVCTEEPLYSAVMLEQASYCYLLSRPPMLHKYGFHLVLSGDRYKKSDQVKHAIRTYRGAMSVYTGTTWSHIKDHVHFHIGQWYALLGLYDLAANHVMEVLACSHQSKKTQELFLRDFLQIVQKTGKTFEVSKLQLPEINISSLRVIFEDHRTYASSAAASVKERIWVSLEKEMIPNLSTARTNWLELQSKLIPKKYKESNVCVAGEAVRVDIELKNPLQIPLPLSSVSLLCELSAGSDEMKSVFDDADASSSLAEIQDGESTSLIHRDVNFESSLFSLSDVDFSLAGGETIVVQLTVTPRVEGILQIVGVKWKLSGSVVGFHKFDTNPLKKICRKQIQKAKHPHCDNLKFAVVKSVPKLEGVIHPLPKRAYTGDLRHLVLELKNKSEFAVKNLKMNISHPRFLNLGKRESLNTEFPACLEKKSSDQSAEHANLNDVSHALFLFPEDTIIQGETPLLWPLWFRAAVPGNISLYITIYYEMSDISSTMRFRTLRMHYNLQVLPSLDVSFLISPCPSRLQEFLVRMDVVNKTSSESFQIHQLSSVGNQWEISLLQPVDAIFPSQSLTPHQALSCFFRLKSCGKSSTSEDEKSFHSRLQGTDLRLGTQGSNGPRFDIASSPLADFHRSERLHQEVLDKGDTNPVDFILISWPLKNDINPEVSEPPHLFSHHACYCSTATTSPISWLVDGPRTLYHNFSASFCEINLSMTVYNASDVVASVRINTSDSSTSDHLSDATPVLPATSSGNQDGWHDLSPVTDIKVTSDALGSRASKSIPVESVSPFIWSGSSSTRVQLDPMSRTEIPLQVCVFSPGTYDLSSYLLHWNLLLSNDQENRDRSSSGTCQGYPYYLTVLQSD; this comes from the exons ATGGTGTGGTTGAACATCAAGATTATCCCTGGGTGCTTTAT AAATTTGAAGATTTACCTAGTCAACCGCTTCGTTGCTTCCTTAATATTGAGGATATTAATGGG AATTTTTGCCATGATATCCAATTTGTACAAACTGGGACAGATGAAAGACCTGATGCAAGATTTATCAACTAAACACATTATTCCCTACATGGAGCAAAAAATACGTTTGCTCAATCAGCAG GTTGCTGCAACAAGGAAAGGTTTTAggaaccaaataaaaaatctatggtggagaaaaggaaaagatgaTGTGGTGGATTCTCCCAGTGGCCCTAC GTACACCTTTAACTCCATTGAATCCCAAATTAGAGTTTTGGGTGATTATGCCTTCATGCTACGTGATTATGAACTTGCATTGTCGAATTATCGCCTAATATCCACAGATTACAAGCTTGACAAAGCCTGGAAACGCTATGCTGGCGTACAG GAAATGATGGGGCTTGCATATTTCATGTCAGACCAGTCAAGAAAGGATGCAGAGTATTGCATGGAAAACGCATTTACTACCTattta AAAGTTGCACCATCTAGCCAGCAAAACGCAACTAGGTGTGGTCTTTGGTGGGTGGAGATGTTGAAGGCACGACATCAGTATAAAGAGGCTGCAACTGTTTACTTCCGTGTTTGTACGGAG GAGCCACTATATTCCGCTGTAATGCTTGAGCAAGCGTCTTATTGTTACTTGCTGTCTAGACCACCTATGTTGCACAAATATGGATTTCATCTTGTTCTTTCTGGTGACCGTTACAAGAAATCTGATCAG GTCAAACATGCAATTCGCACATATAGAGGTGCCATGTCTGTGTATACAGGAACTACGTGGAGCCATATCAAAGACCATGTTCATTTCCATATTGGACA GTGGTATGCTCTTCTTGGGCTATATGATTTGGCAGCAAATCATGTGATGGAGGTCCTGGCCTGTAGTCATCAGTCCAAGAAAACGCAGGAGTTATTCCTGAGAGACTTCCTTCAAATTGTTCAG AAAACAGGGAAAACATTTGAAGTATCAAAGCTTCAATTGCCGGAGATCAATATTTCATCTCTTAGGGTAATTTTTGAGGATCATCGGACCTATGCATCATCTGCAGCT GCAAGTGTCAAGGAAAGAATATGGGTCTCCTTAGAGAAGGAAATGATTCCAAATTTGTCCACTGCCAGAACTAATTGGTTGGAGTTACAATCAAAGCTTATCCCAAAGAAGTACAAAGAGTCAAATGTTTGTGTTGCAGGAG AAGCTGTCAGGGTTgatattgaattaaaaaatcCGTTGCAAATCCCCCTCCCCTTGTCTAGTGTTTCCCTATTATGCGAGCTTTCTGCTGGCTCTGATGAAATGAAATCCG TTTTTGATGATGCAGATGCAAGTAGCTCGTTAGCGGAGATTCAGGATGGAGAATCTACTAGTTTAATTCATAG GGATGTGAACTTTGAGagttctttattttctttgtctGATGTTGACTTTTCATTAGCAGGAGGTGAAACAATTGTG GTGCAACTAACGGTTACTCCTAGAGTAGAAGGCATTTTACAGATTGTTGGTGTAAAGTGGAAATTGTCAGGCTCTGTTGTTGGCTTCCATAAATTTGACACTAACCCCTTGAAGAAGATATGCAGAAAGCAAATACAGAAGGCGAAGCATCCTCATTGTGATAATTTAAAGTTTGCAGTTGTTAAG AGTGTACCAAAGCTTGAGGGTGTCATTCATCCACTACCTAAAAGGGCATATACAGGAGATTTACGGCATCTTGTGTTGGAGTTGAAGAACAAATCTGAATTTGCTGTGAAG AATCTGAAAATGAATATTAGTCATCCTAGATTCTTGAATCTTGGAAAGCGAGAAAGTTTGAACACCGAGTTTCCTGCTTGCTTAGAAAAGAAAAGTTCTGATCAGTCTGCTGAACATGCTAACCTTAATGATGTTTCTCATGCCCTGTTTCTATTTCCTGAG GACACTATTATTCAAGGGGAAACACCATTATTGTGGCCTCTTTGGTTTCGGGCAGCTGTTCCTGGGAACATTTCCCTGTACATAACAATATATTATGAGATGAGTGATATTTCAAGCACCATGAGATTTCGCACTTTACGCATGCATTACAATTTGCAG GTATTGCCGTCATTGGACGTGTCATTCCTTATCAGTCCTTGTCCATCAAGATTGCAAGAGTTTCTTGTGCGCATGGATGTTGTCAACAAGACAAGCTCTGAAAGTTTCCAAATTCATCAGTTGTCATCTGTTGGGAACCAATGGGAAATCTCACTACTTCAACCTGTTGATGCCATCTTTCCTTCACAATCTTTAACACCTCATCAAGCATTGTCATGCTTCTTCAGGCTCAAG AGTTGTGGGAAATCATCAACTTCTGAAGACGAGAAATCTTTCCATTCCCGACTTCAGGGAACTGATTTGAGATTGGGTACTCAGGGCAGTAATGGACCACGTTTTGATATAGCTAGCTCTCCCCTGGCAGATTTCCACCGCTCTGAAAGACTGCACCAGGAAGTTTTAGATAAG GGAGACACTAATCCGGTTGACTTCATATTGATTTCCTGGCCTCTGAAGAATGACATTAATCCTGAGGTTTCTGAGCCACCGCATCTTTTTTCTCATCATGCATGTTACTGCAG TACTGCGACCACAAGTCCTATATCATGGCTAGTGGACGGACCTCGAACCTTATACCATAACTTCTCTGCTTCTTTTTGTGAAATAAATCTTAGCATGACTGTATACAACGCATCGGATGTGGTTGCATCTGTACGCATAAACACCTCGGACTCCAGTACTAGCGATCATTTAAGTGATGCAACTCCAGTTCTACCTGCGACGTCTTCTGGCAACCAAGATGGATGGCATGACCTCTCACCAGTGACTGACATCAAAGTGACTTCCGATGCCCTTGGATCCCGGGCCAGTAAGTCAATTCCCGTGGAGAGCGTCTCCCCATTTATTTGGTCCGGGTCAAGCTCGACTAGAGTCCAACTTGATCCCATGTCAAGAACTGAAATTCCTCTTCAAGTTTGTGTATTCTCTCCCGGGACATATGATCTGTCGAGCTATCTTTTGCATTGGAATCTTTTACTTTCTAATGATCAAGAAAATCGGGATAGGTCGTCTTCTGGGACGTGCCAGGGATATCCGTATTACCTTACTGTACTCCAGTCGGATTAA